In Oreochromis niloticus isolate F11D_XX linkage group LG12, O_niloticus_UMD_NMBU, whole genome shotgun sequence, the DNA window GAgtatctctgaatgcacaatacATCAAATCGTGAAGCAGAAAAGCACATCAGGTGCTTCTCATGTCAAATATGAACAGGGAGCTGATACTACAATTCTGCTctccaaaattggacaacagaaattttgcctggtctgataaatcttgatttctgctgcggCATTTGAATGATAGGGTCAGAGTTTGGTCTAAACATGAAACCACAGATCCATCCTTCCTTGTATCAGTGAGTCACGCTGTTGCTGTTAAATACTgttggggatattttcttggcacactctGGCCGCTTAGTatcaactgagcattgtttaaatagAGTAGAACCCCTTAATGTACCATCTTCTGATGTCTCCTCCTGGCAGGATGACAcatcatgtcacaaagctcaaatcatctcagactggtttcttgaacatgtcGACTCAAACggcctccacagtcatcagGTCTTGTCATCATCTCAATAtaaaccaaaatctctgagtaatgtttccagcaccttacTGCATCTTTGtgatgaagaattaaggcagtttgGAAGGCAAAGAGAGGGTCTCTAACTTTGACAGCATCAAATCTGTGACACAGAATAGCTCTGACTCACTGATTACAAATATTCCtaaggtttttctttttgcttttgtcTATTATTTTGCtatgaaaaaataattttattttagttttttatatCAGTTTGACAGAATCTACCATAAACACATTGGGGAAAATCGGCACACACTCTTAGTATGAGTCATCCTGAAACTGTGGATGTTATTGACCTGCAGATGGCGCCAGAGTAACACCATTAATCTGACCATAACCCAGCGGTCCTGAACTGTATCTAACTGTCAAAACATTTTGCACAATTATtgcttttaaaaagtgaaaacattCTGCATTTTACAACATTGAGGACTCTCTAGTTTGTTTCTTATTCTCCTCAGGATCTTCTGAGACGTCACCTCTGGTAAGGACAGAAACCTCAGCCCACGCCGAACTcacaaactcatccacaacAGCTTCTGAACCTGCTGGAGTGACAGGTACATTGGATTCTTCTCAAAATGTTTGTCATCTGAATTCTGAAATACTAATGCATGAAatctgtgctgtttttttttctttggccaGTTCCATCACAACCACCGTCAGATACTAACATTGTCCGTGCACTCATTGCTGTGATTGGTATGTTTTTCCTTTATATTTCTGTTTGATTGAATTGAAAATACATACGTAGCTAAAATAGTCTGTGTTTACCTGGCCCTATCTACAGTGGTCctctgtgtgctgctgtttgtggtgTATTTCCTTGCTGTGCGGCGCCGAaggaaacacaacaaaaaaagtgtGACACCTGGGCATCCGAGAGAAGACAAAAAACAGCTGGAAGAAGAAAGCAGATCAAGTCATGACTCTCTAAGATCCTCTGAGAACAAAGATGCAGAGATGGCTCGGATAACATCCTTTACTGGAATCAGAGCAAAGTCAGCAAATGCTGTAATCCTCATGTCTCCTTTTTGTGCATCTGGGAAGAATCCTGTGACTTTGCATATTGAGACAGAGGCTCAAGCAAAAGTCACTGAAAACTCAGCTGAGGGAAAGCAGAAGCTGGTGAATGAAACTGAAGCCACAGGAGCAGCAGGGGGATTTCAGACAGAAAATCCCACAAACACCACAGAAGCGATCAAGGAGAATGAAAAACCAGCCAATCCTGGTACAAATCTAGATAAAAACCCTGAATGTGTTCCTGTCAGCACTGACATGGTACCTTATCTGAGCATCGGCACAGACCAGAACAAATCACTTCCTGCTGAAGAGTCTGCTGAAGGTCCTGGTCTAAGATCAAAGGGCAGCAAAATTATCAAGAGGATCTCTACCTGGCCCCCCGCTGCAGCTCAGTGGCAGGAAAGAtgcaaaagaaaagcagaagatgaGGAGGACGGTGATGACGTGACTGTTTGGAGACAAAATGTAACAAAGAAGTTTTCAGATGAAATAAAGAAGACTGTAAATGATAGAGGCCATCCCTTCAGTTTTGATGGGGACAAAGAGAAAGGTGAAACTATGAAAAATCAAATGGGGGCTCTCATGAACCTGAGACAGTCCTTAAAACCAATTGAAGAGGAACACCTGAAGAAAGAGGGGATGGCAATGGGTGATACTACCACTGTAACACAAACGACTGCGGAAAACCGAAATGCGAATCAAGAAAACCTCCATCAGAATCGACATCAGACATCTGGAAAAAGCTCAGCACACAACATCAAGAGCAGCAAGGAGGACGATCAGAGGAAGGAATCGAAACGAGCTGTGCACAGCAGGCAGAGGGCAGAAAACAGGGCGTCCAGCTCGAAGGCTCCCTCTGGTGGTACGTCACCTGATGATGAAACGCTGCTGTCTGGGAACGACTACGCCTTCATGAACCTGCTGCATGAAGTCGTTCAGAACAATGGCCGTTGGACCAGACAGAGGTGGAAGCAGACACATGCCAACAAGCAGCGGCGTTAGAAGAGAGCTGGCAGAGGAGATCATCATGGCTATTCAATCACTCTTCAAGTAAAATGAAATTCTCACTTGATTCTTACAGTAAGTGTAACTTGAAAGTTTGCTGTATTGGCACATGACAGTCCAGCCTCTGCCTCTTAATGCATTACATATGACGACTGGCTGAATTTAACCCATTTTCCACCAGCCTCAAACCCAGCAatctttctaatggccagcagaggGCAACACTTGAAATCAGATTGCATAGAAGTCTACTTAAAGGGCAGATTTTCCAAGCTAGTGCTCATAATTGTGATTAGAGTTGAAAAAAAGCTTTGAGGCTCAGTCAgtgaatttgaatttaaataTCAGCGCAATTAGCACTAAATTGCATGTTGCAATCGTTAGTAAATCATTTTGCATGTCTGATTTAAATATTCTCCTCGCTGTATTTTACTTTGCTCTCCTTTTATGCAATGTGTAAGCAAATTTGGCCCTGCTCACTTGATTTATTAAATTTCCAAGTTTATGGTTTCAATTTCTTGTTTCAACCTTAATTTAATACATCATTTTTGTCCAAAAAATGATAGCGTCACTTATAATGTAATACAGAATAATAAAGACATTTTAGGGTGAAGCTAATTTTCATCGCTTACTTTATCGCTGAATGTGTACAAATatggaaatgtaaataaaagagcaaaagaatgtTTAATTTTAGCTagcaacatattttttttaatttatttatttttttaatgaaaaaagatGTTAACGAAATAACGAAGTTTTGTTTGGTAACTCTCGGCACACATCAGAAGAGTCTTTTAGTTCACACACATAATATACCAGCCACCTATATAGGTGGGGTCATATCTATATACGGCACAAAATATATGTCATTATCCCCGCATTCTTcacataaatgaaataaaacatcagtttttgtgttaGGTTCATCCGCTCTGGCTGCATGCAGCATTTATTTGTTCATATTATGAATGTGGAGAAGAACACTTCTCATAAGAAATAGTACAAAAATTGGACAATGACTCAAAAACAAAGTGGAGGTAAACAGAATACATATAGTAGGCTTTTGTTAACACCGAGACAACATGCATGTTCCATTCATATAAATACACAGTATCAAATAATGACTCCAGCTTGCAAGCAGTTGACTCGATTATGGGTTTCTCTAGACATCGGACTAAATGTCCCTGTCAATGTACAAAATGTCTTGTTCTTGGCAAGCCTGtatatcaaaacatgcttcttttttttttttcgtgttaACATGCCCCGTGTGGTATTGTAAGTGTGGACAGTAGGAGATGTGAAGTGAACTCTTTCTAGAGTGTTAGGATTTGTCACAAGTGAGGACCTAGGAAGATGTTACGCGAGTATATCAGCACACTGATTGCATCCTCCATCGCAGTCACTCACGCTTTCACTCCTCACCTCCCCTGCCCTGTAAACTGACACTTCAGAGGGGCCAATGAACAAAGATCAACAGTACATTTCAGTGGAACAAATATGCCTACAGTAATAAAGCATGAAAAAGCCTATGCTATATTTTCTTCAGAACAAACAAGGGGAAACAATGGCACATCTCAGTGAGAGAAAACATTTTGATTTCTCACATCGTCACTGGATATTTCTTtgacaaatgaaaaattaaGCATTGAATTAAGTTTTGTAAACATTCACAGGGTTAACCAAACCAACAGATGCATGATAATTTACTGCACATCTCGATTGTTTTTGCTTCATGGGAACGGTTTAATACTGTCCGCCGTGTTCTGCAGATTCATATTAAAGGGGTGCTGTTATGCTCTGCGCATTCCCGTAGAGCATAGTGCAAAAATAGTTCAAGTCCAACAGTTTCACGTTTCGTcacacaaaataacaaactgGCAAACAATGAGTACATAAAGGTTTTATATACACTGAGCAAACCAAATGTACAGCTGAAAGAAGATAAATCAAGATTAAATATCGTTTCATACACAATGTGCCCGTACAGTTCAGAAAGGAGCGCATTTTTGCTTTTCAGCTCGTTCCAAAATAAATTTGGAAATACAGTAAATTTACAGGATAGAAACAGACTTGACTGTGCCTGTCGATATCTGTGCAAAACTATTCTGCTACCGGTCGCACTGCAACTCATCAACAGATatgatcattaaaaaaaaaccaaaacaaaaaaacccgccaacaatcaaatgaattcAAGTTAAAAACACTGGAGCCAGACTGCTGTTGATATTAATTACAGTTAACGATGATGCATCTGATAgtatttataaatgtttctgATGAGGACCGAGTGAAATAGCAGTTAGAGATATCAATTCTCCAATTTTTCCCACAACAGATTCATTGATGTGGCACTGATAACTGTGGTAATTTTTTCCTTAATTGAGCATCTTATTTTGCTAGATAATTAGCTAATCTAAATACAATCTCTCTAAAGTTCTACAGCTAAGTAGTCTTGTAAATCACATTTTGCATCTTTATGTATGCAATAATCCAAAGATTTTCACCATGAATTTTCAAATGATGTAGATTACCCTGTTCCgcgtcacttaaatcacctttcttccccattctgatgcacGGTTTGAACAGTAGGTTGTCTCAAACAGGTATCCATTCCTAAATCCACTCTATTCTcacatgtgattggctgattagttATTTtcattaacaagcagttgaacaggtgtacctaacaaagtgaccATGTAGTGACCATGATATGTACTGAGTGACGGAGACACTTGACAGTTAAAGATTAACTTGTTAAAACCAGTAgtccagaaaaaaagaagaattttctcattctattctattcaacgATAAATAGcacttaaatataaaattaaaaatgcagctTATAATGCTTCAGATAAATACTGAGTTATGATAAGTACAGCAGCAAAAAGTCTTGTATTGTTAACATTAATTTCTAAATGCTAAATTTAGAAAATGAttccttttttacttttttcctgCTGCAGATGTTTGGGTCAGCTCCTGTAATAATAAACACTGATGTCACAGATGTACAGAGCTTGTCGGTGGCAGGGGGGTGGGGTGCCATGTTTTACTAAACTGAATGCACAAAATGTGATCTGACGTGAGATATAATTTGGGTGTATATTAAAAAACTAGCCTACAGACTTTTCCTAAATAATGAGCATGTTATAAGAAGGATAGTGCTGCTTTGGTGTCTTTTTAGAGGCAGAGTTACTATTACTGAAAAAGCGTTGTGCAGTGCTAAGCTCACGATGTTTAGCACTTATTTTGGGAGGATGTTCTGCAGCTAGCTCGGTTAGCAAGCTGGGTCCATAAACTGTGGGGCTGAAAGTCGAGACTAAAATAACTTCTGATTAATACTGATAAGTTACTTACTAATAAAATTAGGCACACCAAAATTTAAGCACAAAATTCTTGGATTGTACAATCAGCTGCACAGCAAgtcatatattttttatgtcaAATAATATTACATCAGAAATGCTTTAAATggcaccaacagcacaaacattgTAGTTCAGTTCAGCGACTAATTATTGTTGTTGCAGCTACGAGTACTGTCACACCCTGCTTATTAAAGGctgtaaatatgtaaatttcATAGCTGAAGTTGGGCAACCCCGACAGGCATGCTActctatggggactgactcactgatgGAGACGACCAACGAAACTGCAGATTTTGGCATTTCTGCGTTTTTTTATGAACATGAATTAACATTTTGTGCACCCACTGCAGTAAAACAAGGAATAATGAAAGTTATTTCCACCTGTACTGCTGCTGACAGGCTCCATACTAAAGAGATGCAGAATGGCACAAAAGTTATAAATAATTCAACGATATTCACAAAGCAATAGTGTAAACAGAATGGCACATACAGTAGAGCAGACATGACTTGGAAAACTTAATGAAATAAATTAAGAATAAATGTACTTTCTAGCAATGATCACAACAAAGTCATTTCCAGAAATATAACGCTAACCTGGCCGATAAAAGTACCACGGCAGTGTGtatatttacagaaaaaaaggttGTGCttgtaagtaaataaaaaatcctGTCCAACAaagttttaaaatttgaattaagctaaaataaataaataaagagaagtGCACAGGTAGTGTAATTTTAGGTTAAATGCCTGAAAAGGAAGAAATTCAAAGCATTTACCCTCGTCTTTAAACGACATGATCGTTCAGATGTGAAGGGGGGTGTAGTTGCCCCAGGTTTCTGTTCTTTTGTAATTTCAGGTAGAAACAAGCACAGAGGAGATCATGGTATGAGGTCAACCACACCGCTTGGTGAACGAAGTGACGATGAAGATATTCTGTTTAAGCCTCCTTTAACTCCTTCTTCTCAGAACATTACTCTACTCTCTCCGTCCTTTTTTTCGGAGGAGGGAGCCATTTTCATGGCCCGGTTCTCAGTTTCAGATTGTTTTCGTAGGGtgatgtgtgtttgcgtgtgtttcAATGACAGGTGATGACGAGGCACTCTTCATGCATCTTTCTATAGCAGCTCAGTAGGGAAACAGGAGATGTCTCAGGGGTGAATTTTTAAGATGTTGATCGTTTCTGGTCTCGAGCAGAGACACACTTAATGCACATTCACTATGGACAGCTGATCTTGGCCCGATAGGAGCCTTCATCTGTGCGACACAAACTAGCTCAGTGGGCCCAGGCCGGCCTTTAGAGGTTAAGGGTCAGAGTGTGTAGAGGACTCTGGGGGCGTGGGTGGGTTTCAGAGGTGAGTCTCATCTCTGGTCTCTGTGCCAAAGTCTTGCTGGTTCCTGCTACAACGAGCCGGTCCCACCTGCGAGTCCTCTGGCACGTGCGCCAGTGGGTCTGAGCGGATTATATACCTGCGAAGACAAAAACTGACATTATCTGCCAGCATGGAGCAGTTACAGGCTTGGACTCCCAAACGAGTACTTACATGTAAACATCTGGCATTTAAATATGGCAGCCGGGGCCTTCACCTCTAGGAAAGTTGAGCATTATCACTAAATTAAGCTATTAATTAGTCCAAAGCTTACTGTGAGAGTAACTTTCCAACCATGTACTTGCTAAATATTACTCAAGAGGTTTGCACTTTTCACCTTCCTTTCTTACTGAGTCTCCAGAGTGGCTCCACAGTGTAATGGTTTACACATTTACCTAACAAGAGAATGAGACCTGGTTTTATCCCAGGAGATGACAGGAATCAGCTGGGGTTTCTGTCAGGAAGGACATCTGGCGTGATCAAACACGTTGTAGTTTTTCAAAGAGCCCACTACGATCAGCAGATACCACTGTCATGAAGTTGTGCAAATGGTCTGCAGCTATGTTTAGGCAGAGGTTGAAGTAACACCCACATGAATGCAAGGACTTTAGGTTTCCCAGCAAAACTCTGCAACGAGCATCACACTTGCCTCATTCagttggccttttttttttttttgctttttctgattTCTATTCACCTTCTTCCAATGCCTCCCCACATTAGAACTTTGGCAGTGGACAGGGGTCGACATGACCAGCCTGCCCTCTTTCTGTCACAGCCTGCACTGAACCTTTTAATAATGTAGCCCAGTAAGACCCACCATGTTCACAGGCTGTGACCCAGTCATATAGCCACCTCAAGCTGGATCATGTCAGTCCCTCAGATCCTTGCGCTTGCCCATCTTGCTGTTTCTAACACATTGACATCAACAGCTGACAGTTCACTTGCTGCCAAATATATCTCAACCCTAACAGGTGGCACTGTAGCGATATGCAATTCCCTTCGCCTGTCAGTGGTTATAATGTTGTGTCTGATTGGTGCATTACTCAAAAGCAGAATGATTTGCCAGCTGTCCCTTCTGGCTGCTCATTATAATTACATAAGCTCGACCCTGGAGTCTGTGGCGGCGAGGCTTTAAAAGTGGAAGTTCAGTGCGCAGTTTGAAGTTAAGCCTTTGCAAAGTTAAATAACAACTAGATTTCATTTCATGCATTTTTTACTTGCCTTTCATATGAGGCTAGAAATAATTCTGAAGCAGTCACACACAAGGTGACACCAGTACTAATAAGGAACTTTACTGATGCCTTGTATTAATTAATATTAGTCTAACGTTGTTGACTGTTTCAGAATAGCTATACTTTTTAGTGTTAGCCAGTTAACATGCCAGTTATATCGCTGCCTGTTAAGATCCACACACCCTGTGGGTTCTCTGCTCGAGGTGTTAACCGTTACCTGTGTGCGTGTGCCGCAGGCATCGATTCACACATCAAAAAAGGGTGACGCTTTTCGACACAGCTGGAGTTTACATGAAAGGTGTTATATAAAAGGAATATTTCACATAATACCAGACTTTTCCTGCTGTTCTCCTGCAAAAGATATATTTATGAAACAGTGTGAAGTCATTGTTTGTAGCTGTTTGCAAGCTGCATGTCCGCTCTTTTTGGATATACAGGGATGACTGTAAATATTAAGTTGAATAAACTTATTATAATTTGTCCAAAGTAGCAATTTTGTTACAGCTCAGTAATAACGTAGTAACATCAAGTTATTCCCTTTTAATTACCCCACTGAAGTTGTAGGTGTATCCAAATAATAATTTTGTATCAATAGTTGTTATAGCTGAGTGATATTACATTGAAATTATGTTATTGGGTAACAAcatgccccaagtggaggagtttaagtatcttggaTCTTGTTCTCGAGTGACGGGAGAAAGAAGAGGGAGATCTACAGACGGTTTGGTGCTGCGGTTGCGGTGATGTAgacgctgcaccggtctgttgtggtgaagagagagctgagtgtaaaagcaaagcgttcaatttaccagtcgatctacgtccctacaatcacctatggtcacgagctgtgggtagtgaccgaaagaacgagactgCAGTTACAAGTGAAAGAAATGGGCTTCcgccgaagggtggctggcctctcccttagagatagggtaagaagttcggccatccaggaggggctcagagtagagccactgctcctccacatcgaaaggagccagctgaggtggttcgggcatctgacaaggatgcctgctgggtgaggtgttccaggcatgtcccactgggaggaggccacGGGGCAGAcacaggacacgctggagagattatctctctcagctggcctgggaacgccttggtgttcccccagacaaggtgaaggaggaggtggctggggagagggaggtctgggcttctctgcttaggctgctgccccacTACCCGGCCCCAGTTaagaggaagaagatggatggatggatgggtaaTAACATTCAGGAAACCCGGGGTAAATATAGTAAAACAATGTGCTGGTTACAAAATAATAACCTACTAGCAATAAAACTGTAATATCTGTGCATTACAATATATTTGTATTCTGATcctatatattttaatatatttatattctaatatttatattatgacTTGTGGCAGTAACCTCATAATAAGGTGATATTTAATATTGGTTAATGCTTTGACATATGAGGATGGATACCATATTATAATTTCCAGGCTTTAATAACAATATATAAGATTTTGATTTGTGTATATGACAGCTGAGCTCCACATGTCAACTATTCAGTAATTTATTACTCagtttaatttacatttaagtACCTTTACTGTTGGCTGAGCAGTCTAAAAAGACCATAATGGTTTAGATTGTAATTTAGTCTGACTGTAACTAACAACACAGATAAAACACAAAGGTGTTAACAAAGTAAAGTGTACAGGATAAAAGAGAGAGGTCCTTACACAATGTCGTTGAGCTCCAGCATGGTGTCAGGAGGAGGATTGATGAGGACATAGGACAGCGTGTTCTGGTGGTCGTTCATCTCATCTGTAAAAACAGACAGAGATGGCCTTCAGTGCTGCTCTGGAGCCCTCTCTCGTCCCCCTCCATTATACAGAACATCAGCCAGGAAATGAGCCTTTTATCCACTTAAAATATGACACTGCCTTGTTTTCAGCCTTTCAGTCAGGacaaaagtaaagtaaaacttAACGAGCAAGTGGTGCAAAAATCTGAGGCAAATAACTGGGAATAATTTGAGGGTTCCTTGTTACAACTGCTAATGATCATTTAACTCTTAATATGAGGAAACAAATAATCTTATTAAATACATTTAGCATGAATAAAGCCTGTCATTAAGTAATTTAAAGCCTGCATGGTCATTTTACATAGCTGGAGTAGGGGCAGCTTTACCACACTTATATAAACTTTGTGACagttgcagtttttaaatgtaaatgttttcacATAATTAATTTATACAGGATTTTGACAGTTTGGGACttcttttattctattttttatcATTAATGCAAAATGTTTTCAATGGGTGACTGATCTGGGCTGCAGAAAGGCAGGTTTACAACCTTTTCTACACAGCCATGGTTTCGTATGTGTTTTAGTATCGTCAGTATTGTCGGTAAGCAAGGTGTTCCCTCTATTTATATTCACAATTAATAACGCCTCTACAGACGCGCGAATTACTCATATCACATGCATTAATTCCCCTTGCACCTTGATACTGATATCATGGTTGATGATATGCACCGCATATAATTCTTGGCTGTTCTGTGTGATGAACAGTAATTGTCGAACTATTAATCTGTGCAGTCCTTCACAGGGTGGTGAACTGCTTGCTGTCTTTACTCCTGAAAGACAAAGCTTCTAGGATTACAGCCAATCACATTACTGACCTGTTGCTAATTAACCTTACCAGTCTTTTGTACTgcctttaaaacattttttttcagttgctaCTACTATtgccatgtttgtttgttttttattaccaAATCGTTGCGCTCTTGCATGGTGCATCATCATTCAGttcttccttttttaaacatttacacaGTATTCAAACTTCTTATGGtttgtatattttaaagatgtatAATAAAATTTGACTAGCAATAGAGTTTTGAAAGCCTTTAGAGTCCAGTTTGGCATGTTCACCAATTTCTTGTAGAAGAAATCAATCCTGGATATATTCTCTAACTTTAACTATTTCCTTAACCAGGATGTAAATGACTTAGGCTCAAGATTCATAACAATTCACAGGTTACTGCACGTAAAACGACCAACGTGACCTCGACATTGATCACAATTTGGGTGAGGACCCATTAAGCGATCAGTGTGTGCAAGTTCGATTAGATTCTGATGAGTACTGCAGGGGAAGTACCAGATGTGGACAACTGGGGACGGGGATGGATTCACTTTAATAATTAAACAATTCTTCCAGTCTGCAACAAACTAATTGAACAATAAATCAACCATGTGATTATAAATTACTTTTACAAAATTTAATATTTCACAAAATATTAAACTGATTTAGaaaattgtattattttttatttgaaaatcattttaattcattttaaaattaaccACTTAAAGATACTCATAAATTGCTAAATTCCCTCATTCAGTCCTTTACATCCtgttaaaaacactaaaaacattaACAGTTGTAACAAACATCTTTTATTGCTTCAACAACACAGTTAGGCCAAGGAAAGTGTTCTGCACTATGAAGAGCTTATATTTTATGAGAGGAAACTCagtttaacctttatttttccAGATGAGTCATattatacatgtgtgtgtgtgtgtgtgcatgtgtgtgttaatCATGTCTTCATGCATGTGTGGTGATTGCGCTCTGGCAGTGTCTCCTACTTGTGTCGTGTGATGGACGGAGGAAGGAAAAGGAGGGCACGTGTGTCTCCGTGACAAACCCACCTGCTTGTGGCCCTTTATAAAGCCAGGCGgggtgaaagagagagaaggtctAACCGTTACTGACAGGGCACTTTGTGGAACAAGGGGAGGCCCACATGCTGCCTGCTGACTGAAACGGCACCCCATGCGCAGCTTCAGAACGGAGCCAGCATGCAGACAGCGTCCCCGGCTACGCAACAGATCGATCTAAGTCGCATTCCTTTTATGACCTGCGCATTCCACACGGGACCAACAGGCTGCTAAGGCGGCAGGTTGCCATGCTAACTGACGACACTCAGCCTCCCACCCCCCCAAACCACCACCACAACCCAGCCTCCCCCCGACTGACATGTGACATACGCACAAACAGAGAGGAACATGCTCCAGCATCCGTCAGACTGGACCAAACGCAGAGCGACTCAAACCAAACAGAGTGAAGCAAAGCACATTGGGAGTGTGAGAGTGGAAGAGGTCAACCTGCTGCTCTTAAATCTATTCAGGTACACTTTACAGTTACGGTAATTGTCTGTTCGCCCTTCATCCACACATCGTTACTGCAGACTACTCAGTGTATTAAATATGGGTTATACCATGGCGGCAGATAAATAATTGGTAACCAGCTGAAGAAAAGCAAAGGATTTATTGTTGTAGTTCTGTAATCCAGCATAACTAAAGTTATAACAATGCTTACTTTTGCTCATGTTAGAGGGTATACTTTTTTTAGGAGTTTTTAATGTAGCAATTTAGGTTGTGGACATATTATTGTGGCACTAAAAGAACTACAGATTGGTCTTGTTCTAATTTAGAAACATTAGATTTTTAGCTCAAACATGTGAAACAAATTACAGGAAAAGAACCGAATCCTGTTCGATCCTCTTTTATGGCGTGTGTCATCATTTGTTCTGAGGGAGCACCTTTATCTTTATCATTCAAAAGCTGGCCTCAAACAAGATGACCACAAAGCACGAGGGGTCACTGCGGGGCTTTATAATTATGAAAATGTTGTGAATCCATAGACTGTGtataagaaatgaaatgagaaaCTAAAGGACGCTCCAGATTCAAAAGAAATTTTCCAATCACGAGGCAGGCCTGTCTGAAAGCATACCCTGTTTTATTGCCCTTTCAGGCTCTAATGTGCTGAGTTAAATAAGAC includes these proteins:
- the LOC102078663 gene encoding uncharacterized protein LOC102078663 isoform X4, which codes for MKVVAGGVLLLAVVHLSHPCIKEGTITICFNIPPYFEPGSSSLLMVLKDVGEINSTVLQSENLTSITRLTINNAGVTRIAEKAFSSFTNLKYLSLELNNLSQINSNWFKEPAALSEIILTGNHIEVLSESTLGQFANLTSLWLNKNMLRNIEQNSFSFQAALAELDLSKNKLTWVSPQAFRSLTSTKIRLGGNPWDCSCEAEDFVDFVKALQSRSQLENEMDVTCESPPSLRGQLVWNVSICATSPSITSSVGPSSTVKVVTTSPSPTSETETSVKPKPTISSSHTVPSLETSVHPKPTYAHTPGPASTVKVETPSSRPTSNSVKVVTTTPSRPTSDTSFIASSTDVPAISSSHTGSSETSPLVRTETSAHAELTNSSTTASEPAGVTVPSQPPSDTNIVRALIAVIVVLCVLLFVVYFLAVRRRRKHNKKSVTPGHPREDKKQLEEESRSSHDSLRSSENKDAEMARITSFTGIRAKSANAVILMSPFCASGKNPVTLHIETEAQAKVTENSAEGKQKLVNETEATGAAGGFQTENPTNTTEAIKENEKPANPGTNLDKNPECVPVSTDMVPYLSIGTDQNKSLPAEESAEGPGLRSKGSKIIKRISTWPPAAAQWQERCKRKAEDEEDGDDVTVWRQNVTKKFSDEIKKTVNDRGHPFSFDGDKEKGETMKNQMGALMNLRQSLKPIEEEHLKKEGMAMGDTTTVTQTTAENRNANQENLHQNRHQTSGKSSAHNIKSSKEDDQRKESKRAVHSRQRAENRASSSKAPSGGTSPDDETLLSGNDYAFMNLLHEVVQNNGRWTRQRWKQTHANKQRR
- the LOC102078663 gene encoding uncharacterized protein LOC102078663 isoform X3, which codes for MKVVAGGVLLLAVVHLSHPCIKEGTITICFNIPPYFEPGSSSLLMVLKDVGEINSTVLQSENLTSITRLTINNAGVTRIAEKAFSSFTNLKYLSLELNNLSQINSNWFKEPAALSEIILTGNHIEVLSESTLGQFANLTSLWLNKNMLRNIEQNSFSFQAALAELDLSKNKLTWVSPQAFRSLTSTKIRLGGNPWDCSCEAEDFVDFVKALQSRSQLENEMDVTCESPPSLRGQLVWNVSICATSPSITSSVGPSSTVKVVTTSPSPTSETETSVKPKPTISSSHTVPSLETSVHPKPTYAHTPGPASTVKVETPSSRPTSNSVKVVTTTPSRPTSDTSFIASSTDVPAISSSHTVTVSSLETSVHPKPTYVHTPGPASTVKVETPPRPTPKTETKPTSSSHTGSSETSPLVRTETSAHAELTNSSTTASEPAGVTVPSQPPSDTNIVRALIAVIVVLCVLLFVVYFLAVRRRRKHNKKSVTPGHPREDKKQLEEESRSSHDSLRSSENKDAEMARITSFTGIRAKSANAVILMSPFCASGKNPVTLHIETEAQAKVTENSAEGKQKLVNETEATGAAGGFQTENPTNTTEAIKENEKPANPGTNLDKNPECVPVSTDMVPYLSIGTDQNKSLPAEESAEGPGLRSKGSKIIKRISTWPPAAAQWQERCKRKAEDEEDGDDVTVWRQNVTKKFSDEIKKTVNDRGHPFSFDGDKEKGETMKNQMGALMNLRQSLKPIEEEHLKKEGMAMGDTTTVTQTTAENRNANQENLHQNRHQTSGKSSAHNIKSSKEDDQRKESKRAVHSRQRAENRASSSKAPSGGTSPDDETLLSGNDYAFMNLLHEVVQNNGRWTRQRWKQTHANKQRR